The Sedimentisphaera salicampi genome includes a region encoding these proteins:
- a CDS encoding carbohydrate-binding protein — MVLLKKVIMKKIKLIGVIGVFCFVLSSGFAKEYHVAIDGNDQNSGSAMKPFKSISAAAQAAMPGDVITVHEGVYRERINPPRGGEADSKRITYRAAEGEKVVIKGSEVIKGWTKVKNDTWKVRIPKTFFGDFNPYEDLIRGDWFNPKGRSHHTGAVYLNGHWLTEAAEKEDVMAPAGKEPLWFCNGKQAHGTGYLFNISSFTMGDTTIPATAYESQWGIQEEPSSEGGKCIGYINAGDGARYERIHTSQNIDKVKFRVASATKGGVIELRLNNANGELLGSCTVPETGGWQTWQTVEAKMKPHSGIKNLCLVFKGHGQEKTQDDEHTIIWVQFKDVNPNEANVEINVRQSIFYPDKPGRNYITVRGFKMMHAATNWAPPTAEQIGLIGTHWSKGWIIEDNDISYSVCTGLTLGKYGDEYDNTSQNSAEGYVKTIKRGLARGWSKENIGSHIVRNNNISHCEQAGIVGSLGAAFSTVIGNTIHDIHVRRLFGGAEMAGIKFHGAVDTLVSNNHIYRTKLGIWLDWMTQGTRVTGNLLHDNGPGRDLFAEVNHGPFLVDNNIMLSGEGILINSQGGAYVHNLIAGSVHVVVDENRRTPYLKEHSTEIAGLAPNLSGDDRHYNNIFVNSGLEPYDKAVLPVFMGGNVFCNDAKPSKHETGLIIQPDTDPAINLIPKNGSVYLHINLDKTWSEKATRKLVTTKLLGKAKTPDLPYLQPDGSPYQIDTDYFGNKRNVENPFPGPFAKPERDENDLKVW; from the coding sequence ATGGTATTGTTGAAAAAAGTGATTATGAAAAAGATAAAATTAATTGGAGTCATAGGCGTATTTTGTTTTGTCCTGTCGTCAGGATTTGCCAAAGAGTATCATGTTGCCATTGACGGCAATGACCAAAACAGCGGTTCTGCTATGAAACCTTTTAAGTCAATTTCGGCGGCGGCTCAGGCTGCAATGCCCGGAGACGTAATTACAGTCCATGAAGGGGTCTATCGAGAACGAATTAATCCACCCCGTGGAGGGGAAGCGGACTCAAAGCGTATCACTTACAGAGCTGCCGAGGGTGAGAAAGTTGTCATTAAAGGCTCTGAAGTTATAAAGGGCTGGACGAAGGTTAAAAATGATACTTGGAAGGTGAGAATCCCAAAGACATTTTTTGGTGATTTCAATCCCTATGAGGATTTGATACGCGGCGACTGGTTTAATCCGAAGGGCAGATCACATCATACCGGAGCGGTTTACTTGAACGGCCATTGGCTGACTGAAGCTGCCGAAAAAGAAGATGTCATGGCGCCGGCGGGTAAAGAGCCGCTTTGGTTCTGCAACGGTAAACAGGCTCATGGAACTGGTTATCTTTTCAATATCTCCAGCTTCACCATGGGGGATACGACAATCCCAGCTACAGCCTATGAGTCTCAATGGGGAATACAGGAGGAGCCCTCATCTGAAGGAGGAAAGTGTATTGGCTATATCAATGCTGGCGACGGGGCGAGATACGAACGCATTCACACCAGTCAAAATATCGATAAGGTCAAGTTCCGTGTGGCTTCCGCAACAAAAGGCGGTGTGATTGAATTGCGTCTAAACAATGCGAACGGTGAATTGCTTGGATCCTGCACTGTACCCGAAACCGGTGGTTGGCAAACGTGGCAGACAGTTGAGGCAAAAATGAAGCCGCACAGCGGAATAAAAAATCTCTGCCTCGTGTTCAAGGGTCATGGACAGGAAAAGACGCAGGATGACGAGCACACCATCATCTGGGTGCAGTTCAAAGATGTCAATCCCAACGAGGCAAATGTGGAAATCAACGTTCGACAATCCATCTTTTATCCTGACAAGCCGGGAAGAAACTATATCACTGTTCGCGGTTTTAAAATGATGCATGCGGCCACCAACTGGGCACCGCCTACCGCTGAACAGATTGGACTGATCGGTACCCATTGGAGCAAGGGCTGGATTATTGAGGACAACGATATTAGCTATTCGGTCTGTACCGGCCTTACACTCGGCAAGTACGGCGATGAGTATGATAACACTTCGCAGAACAGTGCAGAGGGGTATGTAAAAACAATCAAACGGGGCTTGGCCAGAGGCTGGTCCAAAGAGAACATCGGCAGCCACATCGTCCGCAATAATAACATTTCACACTGTGAGCAGGCTGGAATCGTCGGCAGTCTCGGGGCGGCTTTCTCGACCGTTATTGGTAATACCATCCACGATATTCACGTCCGTCGGCTGTTCGGAGGAGCGGAAATGGCAGGGATCAAGTTTCACGGCGCTGTGGATACTCTCGTCAGTAATAACCATATCTACCGAACAAAGCTCGGGATCTGGTTGGATTGGATGACACAGGGCACGCGTGTTACCGGGAACCTGTTGCATGATAATGGCCCTGGCCGGGATTTGTTTGCGGAAGTCAATCACGGACCCTTCTTGGTAGATAATAACATTATGCTGTCAGGTGAAGGTATCTTAATAAATTCGCAGGGAGGCGCTTATGTACATAACCTGATTGCAGGGAGCGTGCATGTCGTAGTTGATGAGAACCGCCGAACCCCGTATCTCAAAGAACACTCTACCGAGATTGCCGGGCTGGCCCCGAATCTCAGTGGTGACGATCGACACTATAATAATATCTTTGTCAATTCCGGATTGGAACCTTATGACAAAGCTGTATTGCCGGTCTTTATGGGTGGAAATGTTTTTTGTAACGATGCCAAACCATCAAAGCATGAAACCGGCTTAATTATACAGCCTGACACCGATCCCGCCATTAACCTTATCCCAAAAAATGGGAGTGTTTATTTGCACATTAATCTTGATAAGACATGGTCTGAAAAGGCAACTCGAAAGCTGGTTACAACTAAACTGCTCGGGAAGGCAAAAACGCCTGATCTGCCTTATTTACAGCCTGACGGTTCTCCCTATCAAATTGATACGGATTATTTCGGTAATAAAAGAAATGTTGAGAATCCTTTCCCCGGCCCTTTTGCAAAGCCCGAACGAGATGAGAATGATCTCAAAGTGTGGTAA
- a CDS encoding sulfatase encodes MQSRRYFLKSAGIMVAGAVGTIGNAGCSASRMAIAGAEKKTKPNVIILLIDDLGYGDVGAFGCEDIPTPNMDRLAERGVKCTNSYVTNPPCSPSRCSLMMGMYAQRFGKYGMARGLPLPENKPTLAEYMRDAGYATGMVGKWDIGSPEQPPMKCGFMEVAKIPPTEGKNRYICINQDGSKGWRTDIEGDMMTDFIARHKNEPFFLYFSPQAVHSPSSEVPEELRKRSKASGKRRALAGNIISVDDQVGKLLTALEKYGLKKDTLIFLTGDNGPNLYEGGSSDPYRGGKGYGTQQEGWVHTPTIISHPGTIPQNSFYEGLMCTLDFYATTAAAADIPIPTHCDGVDLIPYLKRPDLGDAHPFLFWLNKDPTDPKHRHLTAVRWKKWRLYKHKNLGWQLFDLERDPKEKNDLADKHPEIVRKMASKHAEWAKTLAPVKTASANGLPQDTGGKVPVGYGWTYAVEINNKV; translated from the coding sequence ATGCAATCAAGAAGATATTTTCTAAAAAGTGCCGGCATAATGGTGGCTGGTGCGGTGGGAACAATCGGAAATGCTGGCTGCAGCGCTTCCCGCATGGCTATAGCGGGTGCAGAGAAAAAAACAAAGCCAAATGTTATCATTCTCTTGATAGATGATTTGGGCTATGGCGATGTCGGTGCATTTGGCTGCGAGGATATACCTACCCCCAATATGGACAGATTAGCCGAAAGGGGCGTAAAATGCACCAATTCTTATGTAACTAATCCTCCTTGCAGTCCTAGCCGTTGCAGCTTGATGATGGGTATGTATGCCCAGCGGTTTGGTAAATATGGTATGGCTCGCGGGCTGCCCTTGCCGGAAAATAAACCTACATTGGCCGAATATATGCGGGATGCAGGCTATGCTACCGGAATGGTTGGCAAATGGGACATCGGCTCACCAGAGCAGCCTCCGATGAAGTGCGGCTTTATGGAGGTTGCCAAAATCCCTCCCACAGAGGGCAAGAATCGTTACATTTGCATTAATCAAGACGGCTCTAAGGGGTGGCGTACTGATATTGAAGGTGATATGATGACCGATTTCATAGCCCGGCACAAAAATGAACCGTTCTTTCTGTATTTTTCCCCGCAGGCTGTTCATTCTCCAAGCAGTGAGGTTCCGGAGGAGTTGCGAAAGCGGTCAAAGGCCTCCGGTAAGCGCCGGGCACTGGCAGGCAATATAATTTCTGTGGATGATCAGGTTGGTAAACTATTGACCGCCCTTGAAAAATATGGACTGAAAAAGGATACCTTGATTTTTCTAACCGGAGACAACGGTCCGAATCTTTACGAAGGTGGCAGCTCCGATCCATATCGAGGCGGTAAAGGTTACGGAACCCAGCAGGAAGGCTGGGTTCATACGCCGACAATTATTTCGCATCCGGGCACTATTCCACAGAACAGTTTCTATGAGGGGCTGATGTGTACCTTGGATTTTTATGCCACAACTGCGGCCGCTGCCGATATCCCGATTCCTACGCATTGTGATGGTGTGGATCTGATTCCTTACCTGAAGAGGCCTGATTTGGGGGATGCTCATCCATTTTTGTTTTGGCTGAACAAAGACCCCACCGACCCTAAGCACCGCCATTTAACCGCTGTACGCTGGAAAAAATGGCGATTATATAAGCACAAAAATCTTGGATGGCAGTTATTTGATTTGGAAAGAGATCCTAAGGAGAAAAATGATTTGGCTGATAAGCATCCTGAGATTGTTCGAAAAATGGCTTCAAAGCACGCTGAGTGGGCAAAAACGCTTGCTCCAGTTAAAACCGCCTCCGCGAATGGGCTTCCTCAGGACACTGGAGGGAAAGTGCCTGTCGGTTATGGCTGGACATATGCGGTTGAAATCAATAACAAGGTTTAA
- a CDS encoding glycosyl hydrolase — MFSERLSEKYKIKVNLFFLICLRNFRKTVLTLVLLAIAGQAHLFAGSLKESFLNPPKSAMPQTLWYWLNGSISREGITKDLEAMKENGIGGAIMFNIGRGVRLGPQVPFMSKQWLDLFLHSVHEADRLGLNMGINNAPGWSSSGGPWIDPEHSMQILTCSRAEIEGGSEHEITLPKPWNTFGWYQDVAVLAYPAGKTMQQANPRITASSPIEGELLMDGCFNTKVDLPQVKKGQKRFVQIEFENPVSAHGLWFRDFQSPLGGGRLQVSSDGKEFRNISHFSFLRPGIVFKGNMIHMAFEPVEGKIFRLVFNRPQGGPCRIGELELLMRPAVKGFLHKAGYRAPSASRGAEHYAWGATRYKGDMISSEKIIDLTDKMDSSGKLKWHAPEGRWTILRIGHTSNGVSPGPIPCGVWEGVGYRPDTPEARPDDGISNSLESDKFSKTATRIHYEAYAGKLAKLCGPLAGEVLKNVHIDSWEVGAQNWTAKLPEEFQQRRGYSLKPYLPLLLTGCVIDSVEKTERFLEDFRRTLQELLLENYFAYFRKLANNDGLELSVEAYHHLFCDTLDVHGVADVPMSEFWVYPWSAEPTTHWYWSAKAAYSGSMVYGSPVVTAEAFTSKAKYNLSPKMLRRRGDLMFAAGVNQFFFHVFEHHPRLDEKPGAMWFAGLYMNRSNTWWKESAEWIDYIKSCQGVLQQGRGIAQVTVLTPRYRPVEWSIVRPKDKEIQKQLPRGFGYLYCSQDGLLNKGTVDNGTLRFELGEGCRMVVLPDTDRASPELLKKFRQLLNAGVSVYATHRPKRAIGMQDSQERNAQVSRVADELWGDVDGKKVTSRRVGKGLLIQGVPLGKALDMADIQPDFTYINADGSSVDKSPSSGNLPPINFLHRRTEETDFYFVANYTEQPQRLVGRFNITGKTPQRWDPLTSEVEKLAAWRCVDGNTEIPLNLRPGGSTFIVFQPEQKPLDNIVSLSVGQRGLFPLEESDDTPCDWRLTAEDNGRLCLQTTMEGTFNAISESGKTFTAEAPELPDSVEVSGPWKVDFEPGLGAPAAAEFPSLISWSEHSNEGIRYFSGHASYHTSFHVPSSLLSSERKIWLDLGRVEVAATVKINGKNLGVLWDSPYVVDVTNILKKGKNELYIRVVNLWRNRLIGDKRMPDAQNIAYCETPMCKAGDKLTPSGLLGPVELRPESKMLLSPNQKKGCN; from the coding sequence ATGTTTAGTGAACGACTAAGTGAGAAATATAAAATAAAAGTAAATCTGTTTTTTTTAATTTGCCTGAGAAATTTTCGCAAAACTGTCTTGACCCTTGTTCTACTTGCAATCGCAGGGCAAGCTCATTTGTTTGCCGGCAGCCTGAAGGAAAGTTTCTTAAATCCGCCCAAATCGGCCATGCCCCAGACGTTGTGGTACTGGTTAAACGGCAGTATTTCCCGAGAGGGAATTACCAAGGATCTGGAAGCAATGAAAGAAAATGGGATCGGCGGCGCCATTATGTTCAACATCGGCCGTGGTGTTCGTCTTGGGCCGCAGGTGCCTTTTATGTCGAAGCAATGGCTTGATCTTTTTCTGCACTCCGTGCATGAGGCAGACCGCCTTGGGCTTAACATGGGGATCAATAACGCTCCCGGATGGTCTAGCAGCGGAGGCCCATGGATAGACCCCGAACATAGCATGCAGATACTCACGTGCAGTCGGGCAGAGATTGAGGGTGGTAGTGAACACGAGATTACACTGCCCAAGCCGTGGAACACCTTCGGCTGGTATCAGGATGTAGCAGTGTTGGCGTATCCGGCAGGCAAAACGATGCAGCAGGCCAATCCTCGCATTACTGCTTCAAGCCCTATAGAAGGCGAGCTCCTTATGGATGGCTGCTTCAATACAAAGGTTGACCTGCCGCAGGTTAAGAAGGGGCAGAAGCGGTTCGTCCAGATTGAGTTTGAAAATCCGGTTTCTGCGCACGGCTTATGGTTCAGAGATTTCCAAAGCCCCCTTGGCGGCGGGCGTTTGCAGGTGTCCAGCGACGGAAAGGAATTTCGCAATATCTCGCATTTTAGCTTTCTTCGCCCGGGAATTGTTTTTAAGGGAAATATGATTCATATGGCGTTTGAGCCCGTGGAAGGAAAGATTTTCCGACTTGTTTTTAACAGGCCTCAGGGCGGGCCTTGTCGTATTGGTGAGTTGGAGCTGTTAATGCGGCCGGCAGTCAAGGGTTTTTTGCATAAAGCGGGCTACCGAGCCCCCTCTGCTTCAAGAGGTGCAGAGCATTATGCTTGGGGAGCCACCCGCTATAAAGGTGATATGATCAGTTCGGAAAAGATTATTGATCTTACCGATAAGATGGATTCTTCAGGGAAATTGAAATGGCACGCGCCCGAAGGGCGCTGGACGATACTGCGTATAGGCCATACCAGTAACGGCGTTTCGCCAGGGCCTATTCCTTGCGGCGTTTGGGAAGGCGTTGGATACCGGCCCGACACGCCGGAGGCACGCCCTGATGATGGAATCAGCAACTCACTTGAGAGCGATAAGTTCAGCAAGACAGCAACACGCATTCACTATGAAGCCTATGCGGGAAAGCTGGCCAAGCTTTGCGGTCCGCTTGCCGGTGAGGTGTTAAAAAATGTCCACATTGATAGTTGGGAAGTGGGCGCGCAGAACTGGACAGCAAAATTGCCGGAAGAATTTCAGCAAAGGCGCGGCTATTCGCTAAAGCCTTATCTGCCCCTGCTGCTTACAGGTTGTGTTATTGACAGTGTGGAGAAAACCGAAAGATTTCTCGAGGATTTTCGTAGAACGCTCCAGGAGCTTTTATTAGAGAACTACTTCGCTTACTTCCGCAAGCTGGCAAACAATGACGGTCTTGAGCTTTCTGTGGAGGCATACCACCATCTTTTCTGCGATACTTTGGATGTCCACGGCGTTGCAGATGTGCCGATGTCAGAGTTCTGGGTGTACCCATGGTCTGCAGAGCCAACAACGCATTGGTACTGGAGCGCGAAGGCTGCTTATTCTGGTTCGATGGTGTACGGCTCGCCTGTTGTAACCGCCGAGGCCTTTACCTCGAAGGCAAAGTATAATCTATCGCCCAAAATGCTCAGACGCAGAGGAGATTTGATGTTTGCCGCTGGCGTCAATCAGTTCTTTTTCCATGTATTCGAACACCACCCTAGGCTTGATGAGAAACCTGGAGCTATGTGGTTTGCTGGGCTTTATATGAACCGCAGTAATACCTGGTGGAAGGAAAGTGCGGAATGGATTGATTACATTAAATCTTGCCAAGGGGTGCTTCAGCAGGGGCGAGGCATCGCTCAGGTAACGGTGTTGACCCCGCGTTACCGACCTGTAGAATGGAGCATTGTCAGGCCGAAGGACAAGGAGATTCAAAAACAGTTGCCCCGTGGTTTCGGTTATCTATACTGCTCGCAGGACGGTTTGCTCAATAAGGGCACGGTCGATAACGGCACGCTCCGCTTTGAATTAGGTGAGGGCTGCCGTATGGTGGTTCTTCCTGATACTGATCGGGCATCCCCGGAACTGCTCAAGAAGTTTAGGCAGTTGCTCAATGCCGGCGTGTCTGTATATGCTACTCATCGTCCCAAGCGGGCGATAGGAATGCAAGATTCCCAAGAGCGAAACGCTCAGGTCTCTCGTGTGGCCGATGAACTTTGGGGGGATGTTGATGGTAAGAAAGTTACCTCCCGCCGGGTCGGTAAGGGATTGCTTATTCAAGGCGTACCGCTGGGCAAGGCCTTGGATATGGCTGATATACAGCCGGACTTTACTTACATAAACGCCGACGGCAGTTCTGTTGACAAATCCCCCAGCAGTGGGAACCTTCCCCCAATCAATTTCCTCCACCGCCGCACTGAAGAGACCGATTTCTACTTTGTAGCCAACTATACCGAGCAGCCTCAGCGTCTGGTCGGAAGATTCAATATTACCGGCAAGACTCCTCAGCGGTGGGATCCATTGACATCAGAGGTGGAAAAACTCGCTGCGTGGCGATGCGTTGACGGGAATACGGAGATTCCGCTTAACCTTAGGCCGGGCGGTTCTACATTCATCGTTTTTCAGCCCGAACAGAAGCCGTTAGATAATATTGTTTCGCTAAGCGTTGGTCAAAGAGGGCTGTTTCCGCTTGAAGAGAGTGATGATACTCCTTGCGATTGGCGGCTTACAGCCGAAGACAATGGGCGTTTGTGCCTGCAGACAACTATGGAAGGAACATTTAACGCCATTTCTGAAAGTGGAAAGACTTTCACGGCTGAAGCTCCCGAACTGCCTGATTCTGTTGAGGTTTCTGGGCCTTGGAAAGTTGATTTTGAGCCTGGGCTTGGTGCGCCGGCTGCCGCTGAATTTCCGAGTCTAATATCATGGAGCGAGCATTCTAATGAAGGCATCCGGTATTTCTCCGGCCATGCCAGCTATCACACAAGTTTCCATGTGCCTTCTTCGCTGCTCAGTTCCGAACGGAAGATATGGCTTGATCTCGGCAGGGTTGAGGTTGCTGCCACGGTGAAAATCAACGGTAAAAACCTTGGTGTTCTGTGGGATTCACCTTACGTCGTTGATGTTACCAATATTTTGAAAAAAGGTAAGAACGAGCTTTATATTCGTGTGGTAAATCTCTGGCGCAATCGTCTCATTGGCGACAAGCGCATGCCCGATGCGCAAAATATTGCCTATTGTGAGACCCCGATGTGCAAAGCCGGCGATAAACTTACCCCTTCCGGACTTTTGGGACCGGTTGAATTGCGTCCCGAGTCGAAGATGTTGCTCAGCCCAAACCAAAAAAAAGGCTGCAATTAA
- a CDS encoding glycoside hydrolase domain-containing protein gives MKNFCEKCCNYAGQPWKAQKWIREVMDRLYQPTPDGLCGDEDNGQTSAWYVFSALGFYPVCPGSGEFVIGSPIFEEAEMKLENGNTFTVEAEDNCKDNIYIETARLNGKPYSKTYLNYEDIQNGGRVSFDMSDKPNKDWGDDPSDAPYSMSKELE, from the coding sequence ATGAAGAACTTTTGTGAAAAATGCTGCAACTATGCAGGCCAGCCTTGGAAGGCGCAGAAATGGATCAGAGAGGTTATGGACAGGCTCTACCAGCCCACCCCTGACGGTCTTTGCGGGGATGAGGATAACGGCCAGACCTCAGCGTGGTATGTATTCTCAGCTCTCGGCTTTTATCCGGTATGCCCTGGTTCAGGTGAGTTTGTGATAGGAAGCCCGATTTTTGAAGAGGCTGAAATGAAGCTCGAAAACGGAAATACTTTCACCGTGGAAGCGGAAGATAACTGCAAGGATAATATCTATATCGAAACCGCCCGTTTGAACGGCAAGCCGTATTCGAAGACTTATCTGAATTATGAAGATATCCAAAACGGCGGAAGAGTATCCTTCGATATGTCCGATAAACCAAACAAAGACTGGGGAGATGATCCTTCCGATGCACCTTACTCAATGTCTAAAGAATTGGAGTAA
- a CDS encoding MFS transporter, with amino-acid sequence MRIQTIPILFVFLMMGVADAMGPMSEAVRENYELSNVTATLLSFFVFIAFAVFSVPGGLLAARIGKKRLLLLGLGLNAAAMLIPCLVDPTFAVLLGCIFVLGIGTTFLQVAGNPIMHDVSAEGKYGRNLSFAQGFKGIGSSVSSYLVTAVAGFAIFKTLGWRGVFPIFFVLMAAAFIWVCTIKVNETKADVPPSLKSGLGLLKKPVYALAVLGIFLYVGSEVCMARFLLPLLEKMGLEETTASRFGPAFFFLMLTVGRLGGGAVLNFLSQRTFFRLSALMGLAGGLILMFGAAKIAVLGVLLAGLGFANIWPMLFSITVEKDPARGSELSGLMCMAISGGALVPLVMSKLVDMELGTKAFIVPVICFVYLLVLSLEKDKPKQD; translated from the coding sequence GTGAGAATCCAAACAATTCCAATACTTTTTGTATTTCTGATGATGGGCGTTGCAGATGCAATGGGCCCGATGTCTGAGGCAGTAAGGGAGAATTACGAACTCAGCAACGTAACAGCAACCCTCTTATCGTTCTTTGTATTTATAGCGTTCGCTGTTTTCAGTGTACCTGGCGGTCTTCTGGCAGCAAGAATCGGCAAGAAAAGACTTCTTCTTCTCGGCCTTGGCCTCAATGCAGCAGCTATGCTGATACCGTGCCTTGTGGATCCTACATTTGCCGTTCTTCTCGGCTGCATTTTCGTTCTGGGGATTGGAACAACGTTCCTTCAGGTAGCCGGAAATCCTATTATGCACGATGTGAGCGCTGAAGGCAAATACGGCCGCAATCTCAGCTTCGCTCAGGGCTTCAAGGGAATCGGAAGCTCAGTTTCCTCATATCTGGTAACGGCTGTTGCAGGTTTTGCGATATTCAAAACACTTGGCTGGAGAGGCGTATTCCCGATTTTCTTCGTGCTTATGGCAGCAGCTTTTATTTGGGTTTGCACTATCAAAGTAAACGAGACAAAGGCAGACGTTCCACCAAGCCTGAAGTCCGGTCTTGGTCTTTTGAAAAAGCCTGTTTACGCTTTAGCGGTTCTCGGGATCTTCCTTTATGTGGGCTCTGAGGTATGTATGGCAAGGTTCCTCCTTCCTCTTCTTGAAAAGATGGGTCTTGAAGAAACCACAGCCTCAAGATTCGGCCCTGCATTTTTCTTCCTTATGCTGACAGTCGGCCGTCTCGGTGGGGGTGCTGTATTGAACTTCCTCTCTCAGCGTACCTTCTTCAGGCTCTCAGCCCTGATGGGTCTTGCCGGCGGGTTGATACTAATGTTCGGTGCGGCGAAGATAGCAGTACTGGGCGTATTGCTTGCAGGCCTCGGATTTGCTAATATCTGGCCAATGCTCTTCTCAATTACAGTAGAGAAGGACCCAGCGCGCGGAAGCGAGCTCAGCGGCCTTATGTGTATGGCTATCTCCGGCGGGGCGCTCGTGCCGCTGGTTATGAGCAAGCTTGTTGATATGGAGCTCGGCACTAAAGCCTTTATCGTTCCTGTAATCTGCTTTGTGTATCTTCTGGTACTTTCCCTTGAGAAGGATAAGCCGAAGCAGGATTGA
- a CDS encoding GntR family transcriptional regulator yields MAKSSTEQIELSGKLAGLRGAMRSRPKYEIIKEFLIEELSSGNYQPGQALPSENMLIDRLGVARNTVRNAIDELVKEGYVRRVHGKGNFFTKNPNSSKEEQLAVLSLLLPEISHGIYPVLAKGFDHCAGLKRHQVLLCNTDFNISKQGDIILQMLDKNVSGVAMVPALKPQTPAYHAAQLQRHNIPVVFCHRPVAGVSAPLITWDAAEVAKLAGRTLVENGHKRIAYFARTRYSLTAVHENALRQTLGDCGLELPAKNIFYGNGPGEGPDYQLQKRMDALKPMVGGADPITSIFCNDDEEAELVQFALKELGLRIPEDVSLIGFGDRHARNGVFLDRLTSVTIDEYELGGRAAKVLDEMRTGQRPLDSDEVIYKPLALYQGKTVAQI; encoded by the coding sequence ATGGCAAAATCATCAACAGAGCAGATTGAACTGAGCGGCAAACTAGCCGGGTTGCGAGGGGCTATGCGTTCTCGGCCTAAGTATGAAATCATAAAAGAGTTTCTAATTGAAGAGCTCAGCAGCGGAAACTATCAGCCCGGGCAGGCCCTGCCCTCTGAGAACATGCTTATTGACAGGCTTGGTGTTGCGAGGAATACTGTCCGCAATGCCATAGACGAGCTTGTTAAGGAAGGTTATGTTCGGCGTGTTCACGGCAAGGGGAATTTTTTCACGAAAAACCCCAATAGCAGCAAAGAAGAACAGCTTGCAGTTCTAAGCCTTCTGCTTCCTGAAATCTCACATGGTATATACCCTGTTCTAGCCAAGGGGTTTGATCATTGTGCAGGCCTAAAACGCCATCAGGTTCTTCTCTGCAATACCGACTTCAACATCAGCAAGCAGGGCGATATAATTCTACAGATGCTTGATAAGAATGTCTCCGGAGTGGCGATGGTTCCAGCACTTAAGCCTCAAACGCCGGCATATCATGCAGCTCAGCTCCAGCGTCACAACATACCCGTTGTGTTCTGCCATCGTCCAGTAGCGGGCGTTTCAGCGCCTCTTATCACTTGGGATGCGGCGGAAGTTGCAAAGCTGGCCGGGCGTACTCTTGTGGAAAATGGCCACAAGCGGATAGCTTATTTTGCACGCACAAGATATTCACTGACAGCAGTTCATGAAAATGCTTTACGGCAGACACTCGGTGATTGCGGATTAGAGCTGCCCGCAAAGAATATATTTTACGGTAACGGCCCCGGGGAAGGACCTGATTATCAGCTTCAGAAACGTATGGATGCCCTCAAGCCAATGGTAGGCGGGGCGGATCCGATTACTTCGATTTTCTGCAATGACGATGAAGAGGCCGAACTTGTTCAGTTTGCCCTGAAGGAGCTGGGGCTTCGGATACCGGAAGATGTTTCTTTGATCGGCTTTGGAGACCGCCATGCGAGGAACGGGGTGTTTCTCGACAGGCTTACATCTGTAACGATTGATGAATACGAACTGGGCGGCAGAGCGGCTAAAGTTCTTGATGAGATGCGAACCGGACAGAGGCCTTTGGATTCTGATGAAGTGATTTACAAACCACTTGCCCTTTATCAAGGCAAGACAGTAGCACAGATTTAG